Within uncultured Roseibium sp., the genomic segment CGCAAAGGCGACTATTTCGGCCCGTTCGCCTCCGCCGGCGCGGTCGACCGCACGATCAATGCCCTGCAGAAGGCTTTTCTGATCCGGAACTGTTCCGAGAGCTATTATGAAAACCGCTCGCGTCCCTGCCTGCTCTACCAGATCAAGCGCTGCGCAGGGCCCTGCACCGGCGAGATCGCCCCGGAGGACTATGCCGGCCTTGTTGCCGAGGCCAAGGCCTTCCTCTCCGGCCGCAGTCAGCTGGTGAAACAGGAACTGGCCGAGCAGATGGAAAAGGCCTCCGAAACACTCGATTTCGAGCGTGCCGCGATCTACCGGGACCGGCTGGCGGCTCTGTCCCACGTCCAGTCCCATCAGGGCATCAATCCGCATAACGTGGAGGAGGCGGACGTCTTCGCCGTCCATCAGGAAGGCGGACAGACCTGCGTGCAGGTGTTCTTCTTCCGAACCGGTCAGAACTGGGGCAACCGGGCGTACTTCCCCAAGGCCGACAAATCACTGGACGAGGCAGCTGTTTTGGAGAGTTTCCTCGCCCAGTTCTACGACGACAAACCGGCTCCCAGACAGATCCTGCTCTCCCATGATCTCGCCGAACGCGATCTTCTCGCCGAAGCTCTGAGTGAGCGCATGAGCCGAAAGGTCGAGATTTCCGTCCCGAAGCGCGGCGAAAAGAAGGACCTGGTCGACCACGCGCTGAGCAATGCCCGGGAAGCCCTGGGACGGCGTCTTGCGGAAACTTCCAGCCAGGCACGCCTCCTGAAAGGCGTGGCCGAAGCCTTCGACCTGCCCTTCCCGCCGCGCCGGATCGAGGTTTACGACAACTCCCATATCATGGGCACGAATGCGGTCGGTGGCATGATCGTCGCAGGTCAGGAAGGCTTCGCAAAGGGCCACTACCGCAAGTTCAACATCAAGTCGGAAGACCTTGTCCCCGGTGACGACTACGGCATGATGCGCGAAGTTCTGACCCGACGGTTCTCCCGGCTGCTCAAGGAACACGAACGCCAGCTGCCCGTAACCGGAAACGAAACGAACATCGATGGCGAGGCCGACGATGAGAATGATGACGCACTCACCGCGCCCGCGATGGAAATGCCCGCCTGGCCCGACCTGGTCCTGATCGACGGCGGTCAAGGCCAGCTGACCGCAGCGCGTGAAACCCTGGAAAGCCTCGGGATCACCGATGTCCCGCTGGTCGGCATCGCCAAGGGACCGGACCGGGATGCCGGCCGGGAAAAATTCTTCATCCCCGGCAGACAGTCCTTCATGCTGCCCGAACGGGATCCGGTGCTTTATTTCGTTCAGCGCCTGCGCGACGAGGCCCACCGATTTGCCATCGGATCGCACCGAGCCCGGCGCAAGAAGGACATCGCGAAGAACCCGCTTGACGATATCGCCGGCATCGGCCCGACCCGTAAACGCGCATTACTGCGCCATTTCGGCACCGCGAAAGCCGTCTCGAAGGCCGGCCTGGACGATCTGGTCGCCGTTCCCGGCATCTCCGAGGCAACGGCAAAACTCGTCTATGATCATTTTCATGAATGAGGCCGACCGGGACCCGCCCCGGATTGTTTCTTAGAGACGGCCTTACTTTTGAACAACAGCGACGATATAAGAAACCAAATTTGGGTCTCTATCCTCGATATCTAAGAGTAACGACAAATGGCGAATGCCTTATTCCTCCGCGCAGCTGCCCTCATGGAAGAACGGCGCTACGAAGAAGCCGCACCTCTCCTTCTTGAATTGCATGCCGCGCATCCTCAGGA encodes:
- the uvrC gene encoding excinuclease ABC subunit UvrC, whose product is MQDNSELPAEPEADTTEKNSGQPQTQRKGVEVISDIVKRLPMGPGVYRMIDENGDVLYVGKARSLKKRVTSYTRLQGQSNRIMRMILSTATMEFVVTRTEAEALLLEANLIKRLRPRFNVLLRDDKSFPYILITGDHEAPAIIKHRGARKRKGDYFGPFASAGAVDRTINALQKAFLIRNCSESYYENRSRPCLLYQIKRCAGPCTGEIAPEDYAGLVAEAKAFLSGRSQLVKQELAEQMEKASETLDFERAAIYRDRLAALSHVQSHQGINPHNVEEADVFAVHQEGGQTCVQVFFFRTGQNWGNRAYFPKADKSLDEAAVLESFLAQFYDDKPAPRQILLSHDLAERDLLAEALSERMSRKVEISVPKRGEKKDLVDHALSNAREALGRRLAETSSQARLLKGVAEAFDLPFPPRRIEVYDNSHIMGTNAVGGMIVAGQEGFAKGHYRKFNIKSEDLVPGDDYGMMREVLTRRFSRLLKEHERQLPVTGNETNIDGEADDENDDALTAPAMEMPAWPDLVLIDGGQGQLTAARETLESLGITDVPLVGIAKGPDRDAGREKFFIPGRQSFMLPERDPVLYFVQRLRDEAHRFAIGSHRARRKKDIAKNPLDDIAGIGPTRKRALLRHFGTAKAVSKAGLDDLVAVPGISEATAKLVYDHFHE